In Risungbinella massiliensis, a single window of DNA contains:
- the rplI gene encoding 50S ribosomal protein L9, whose translation MKVILLQDVKGTGKKGEIKEVAEGYAQNFLLKRKLALPASDGNLNTLKDQKERDERKKEAEVESAKELAKKLEGLKVVISAKSGDGGRLFGAVSSKQVAEELKKQHQVKVEKKKLVLAEPIRTLGFTQIPVKLHPKVTATLQVQVVEQK comes from the coding sequence ATGAAAGTGATTTTATTGCAAGATGTGAAAGGAACTGGGAAAAAAGGGGAGATCAAAGAGGTAGCAGAGGGTTATGCTCAAAATTTTCTCTTGAAAAGAAAGCTAGCTCTTCCTGCATCGGATGGTAATCTGAATACGTTGAAGGACCAAAAAGAGCGTGATGAACGAAAAAAAGAGGCTGAAGTAGAGTCCGCAAAAGAGTTAGCGAAGAAATTAGAAGGTCTAAAGGTAGTTATCTCAGCAAAGTCGGGTGATGGTGGTCGTTTATTCGGTGCGGTTTCTTCTAAACAGGTAGCAGAAGAGCTGAAAAAACAACACCAAGTGAAGGTGGAGAAAAAGAAACTAGTTCTCGCAGAGCCTATAAGAACATTAGGATTTACTCAGATTCCAGTAAAGCTACATCCAAAAGTAACGGCAACGTTACAGGTACAAGTGGTAGAACAAAAATAG